The Parachlamydia acanthamoebae genome has a window encoding:
- a CDS encoding glycosyltransferase codes for MTAAPLHVLWLPSWYPIEENPLKGIFFQEQAQALHQVGIDIGIIYPEVRPLKDWRWAQGVKNHFQSSFSIENQIPTYRKHGWNLFPKMAKQQMRSWIVQAEALFKRYVAKQGKPALIHAHSVLWGGIAAKEISKKWNIPYLITEHFTGILKKKPFGTFLDDCWSRPYLSEAYRQASQVFSVGSALKDVVEHYAHRDVHVLPNFFDSDFFVLPKQQKQFVPFRFFCLAHLTANKNYPVLLKAFQLAYQKNPHICLEIGGEGELRGQLEQMARDYQIAPAVHFLGPLSRTEVLKAMHRAHAFVLPSNFETFGVVLIEALATGLPVIATRCGGPEDIVNNEVGILIPPNDPLALSQALKNIQTQINRYDPEKLRENAVSRFSRQVVTQKLIQFYRLTCSKGDHEYSRHL; via the coding sequence ATTGGAATTATCTATCCTGAGGTTCGTCCTTTAAAGGATTGGAGATGGGCGCAGGGTGTCAAAAATCATTTTCAGTCCTCTTTTTCAATCGAAAATCAGATCCCTACTTACCGTAAACATGGTTGGAACCTTTTTCCTAAAATGGCTAAGCAGCAAATGCGTTCTTGGATTGTGCAGGCAGAAGCTTTGTTTAAACGTTATGTAGCTAAACAGGGAAAACCAGCCCTGATACATGCTCATTCTGTATTATGGGGAGGGATTGCAGCGAAAGAAATATCTAAAAAATGGAACATCCCTTATCTCATTACAGAACATTTTACGGGAATTTTGAAAAAAAAACCTTTTGGCACCTTTTTAGATGATTGTTGGAGCAGACCTTATTTAAGTGAAGCTTATCGACAAGCATCGCAAGTTTTTTCAGTAGGAAGTGCTTTAAAAGATGTAGTTGAACATTATGCCCATCGTGACGTGCATGTGTTGCCAAATTTTTTTGACTCTGATTTTTTTGTTTTACCTAAACAACAAAAACAGTTTGTTCCTTTTCGATTTTTTTGTTTGGCTCATCTCACGGCAAACAAAAATTATCCTGTTTTGCTGAAGGCCTTTCAATTGGCGTATCAGAAAAACCCCCACATTTGCTTGGAAATTGGAGGAGAAGGGGAGTTGCGAGGTCAATTGGAGCAAATGGCCCGTGATTATCAGATTGCTCCCGCTGTCCATTTCTTAGGTCCCTTGTCGAGGACCGAAGTTTTGAAAGCGATGCATCGGGCCCATGCTTTTGTCTTACCAAGCAATTTTGAAACTTTTGGCGTTGTTTTAATCGAGGCTTTGGCAACAGGTTTGCCAGTCATTGCGACACGTTGTGGAGGCCCTGAAGACATCGTCAATAATGAAGTAGGCATTTTAATTCCGCCAAACGATCCGCTTGCTCTTTCTCAAGCCCTGAAAAATATACAAACCCAGATTAATCGATACGATCCTGAAAAATTACGTGAAAACGCTGTCAGTCGGTTTAGTAGACAAGTTGTCACACAGAAACTCATTCAATTTTATCGATTAACTTGCTCAAAAGGTGATCATGAATATTCTCGTCATTTATGA